ACCAAGGCCTCCTTATCCTTCTGTTAACGGACTATTTCACATGCCTACAGTAATTAATAATGTAGAAACTTTTTCAAATGTTCCTGCCATTATTGCTAATGGTGCAGAATGGTTCAGCTCCATGGGAACAAATAAAAGTAAAGGAACAAAAGTATTTGCTCTTTCAGGAAAAGTTACAAAGACCGGTTTAGTTGAAATACCAATGGGAACAACCATCAGGGAAATTATTTTCAAGATAGCCGGAGGAATCAGAAATGGAAAGAAATTCAAAGCTGTTCAAATCGGAGGTCCTTCCGGTGGCTGCATCACTGAACAAAACCTGGATATACAGGTAGATTATGATTCATTGAACAGTATTGGTGCAATCATGGGTTCGGGAGGATTAGTTGTTATGGACGAAGGAACATGCATGGTTGATGTGGCTAAGTTCTTTATGAATTTTATACAAAAGGAAAGCTGCGGAAAGTGTATCCCTTGCCGTGAAGGAACTAAACGAATGCTGGAGATATTGGAAAATATTACACACAAGCCATCATCCGATGATAACCGCGAAGCGCTTGAAAGATTCCAGGGAGTGATACAACTGGAAAACTTAGCAAAAGTTATCAGGGAAACTTCACTTTGCGGGTTGGGACAAACAGCGCCAAATCCTGTTCTCAGCACTATCAAATGGTTCCGTAATGAATACGAATCACATATTTTTGAAAGAGTTTGTGATGCTAAGGTTTGTACCGAACTTCGTAAATTTATTATTAATGCAGAAAAATGCACCGGATGTATGGCATGTGTAAAGAAATGCCCATCATCTGCTATCATCGGAACGAAAAAAAATCCACATCATATCATCGAAGATAAATGTATTGGTTGCGGTGCTTGTGCTGAAGCATGTAATTTTAAAGCAATATCAACGTATTGATAAAAAACAATTTTTAATAAAATAAATATGAGTATCAACATAACAATAAACAAAAAGCCGGTAACAGCAGAGAAAGGCGAATACATTCTTGACACTATCGAACGCAATGGTATTAAAATACCAACGCTTTGTAAAATAAAAGATATGCTTCCCGATGGAGCATGCAGAATGTGCCTTGTTGAAATTGAAGACAGCGGAAAACTAATCCCTTCCTGCTCTTACCCTGTTGAAGATGGGATGAAAATTCTTACTCATTCTCCAAAAGTTATCAATGCACGTAAAACTATTGTTGAGCTTTTGTTATCGAACCATCCTGATGACTGCCTCTTTTGTTCAAGAAATAAAAATTGTGAACTACAAAGTTTATCAGAAGAATTGGATGTAAGACAACGAAGGATCATCGGGAAAAAGAATTGTTACAACCTTGATATATCAGGCATAAGCCTTACCAGGGATCCCGACAAATGTATTTTATGCGGTCGTTGTATAAGGCAGTGTGAAGAGATCATAGGAGTTTCCGCGATAAATTTTATTAACAGAGGAAGTAAAACAATTGTAGGTACTGCATTTAATAAAGGACTCAATACATCTTCCTGTGTAAACTGCGGACAGTGTTTAATGGTATGCCCTACAGGTGCAATTACCGAAAAATCACATATCAATCAAGTAATTGATGCTATTAACAACCCCGAACTTACTGTTGTGGTGCAATATGCTCCTGCCATTAGTGTTTCTCTTGCTGAAGAATTTAATATTAAAGCAGGAAAAGATATTAATGGAGTAATGAATGCAGCTCTTCGAAAAGTAGGCTTTAAAAAAGTATTCGATACAAGTTTTAGTGCCGATTTAACCATTCTAGAAGAAGCTTCTGAATTAGTGGATCGTATTGTAAATAAAAAACCACTTCCTATGTTTACCAGTTGTTGCCCTGCATGGGTAAAATATGTGGAAGAGTTTAACCCCGAATTATTACCTAACATTTCAACGTGTAAATCACCTCAACAAATGATGGGTAGTGTAATTAAAAACTATTATGCTAAAGTAGAAAAACTAGAACCTAAAAAAATATACTCGGTTTCCATTATGCCGTGTACAGCTAA
This DNA window, taken from Bacteroidales bacterium, encodes the following:
- a CDS encoding NADH-dependent [FeFe] hydrogenase, group A6; protein product: MSINITINKKPVTAEKGEYILDTIERNGIKIPTLCKIKDMLPDGACRMCLVEIEDSGKLIPSCSYPVEDGMKILTHSPKVINARKTIVELLLSNHPDDCLFCSRNKNCELQSLSEELDVRQRRIIGKKNCYNLDISGISLTRDPDKCILCGRCIRQCEEIIGVSAINFINRGSKTIVGTAFNKGLNTSSCVNCGQCLMVCPTGAITEKSHINQVIDAINNPELTVVVQYAPAISVSLAEEFNIKAGKDINGVMNAALRKVGFKKVFDTSFSADLTILEEASELVDRIVNKKPLPMFTSCCPAWVKYVEEFNPELLPNISTCKSPQQMMGSVIKNYYAKVEKLEPKKIYSVSIMPCTAKKFEAQREEMLTDGVADVDAVLTTRELGKLIKIFGIDIANLEPESTDSPLGARTTAGKIFGASGGVMEAALRTAHFMITGKELENNKFLELRGFKDIKEAKIKIGDLEVGIAVVNGLGNVKTILKQIAEGRKDLHFIEVMNCPGGCIAGGGQHIGATHESILARLKALYQIDDNETIRVSHQNPQIIELYKNFLEKPNGKVSHKYLHTTYAKRDVLK